Proteins found in one Pontibacter sp. SGAir0037 genomic segment:
- a CDS encoding VWA domain-containing protein, translating into MASGYRFSEYIPPQGNEANFESLLKIFLQLVTMTSGDAAEALSWMSSLDKQYNLTSDSYGMGDFIDDLRKKGYLQENPEDGSMQITAKSEQSIRKSALEEIFGKLKKGNEGNHATPHTGIGDEATTDRREYRFGDALEQISMTDSIRNAQVNHGLSDFMLTEDDLEVNESEHKTQTSTVLMIDISHSMILYGEDRITPAKKVAMALAELIKQKYPKDTLDILVFGNDAWQIEVKDLPYLEVGPYHTNTVAGLELAMDILRKRKTGNKQIFMITDGKPTCLKEGIHYYKNSFGLDRKVVNKTLNLAAQCRRIHVPITTFMIASDPYLQQFVEEFTRVNNGQAYYSSLKGLGHLVFRDYRRNRKKTF; encoded by the coding sequence ATGGCATCAGGATACAGATTTTCAGAATACATACCACCGCAGGGCAACGAAGCAAATTTTGAGTCGCTGCTTAAGATATTCCTGCAGCTGGTAACCATGACCTCGGGCGATGCGGCGGAAGCACTGTCGTGGATGAGCTCATTGGATAAGCAGTATAACCTCACCTCCGACAGCTACGGCATGGGTGACTTTATAGATGATTTAAGAAAAAAAGGCTATCTGCAGGAAAACCCGGAAGATGGCTCGATGCAGATAACTGCTAAAAGTGAGCAGAGCATTAGAAAAAGCGCACTGGAGGAGATTTTCGGAAAACTGAAGAAAGGCAATGAAGGGAACCATGCCACGCCACATACAGGTATAGGCGATGAGGCAACTACCGATAGGCGAGAGTACCGCTTCGGTGATGCTTTGGAGCAAATTTCCATGACAGATTCGATCCGGAATGCACAGGTAAACCATGGGCTTTCTGACTTTATGTTGACGGAAGACGACCTGGAGGTAAATGAGAGTGAGCACAAAACCCAGACCTCTACGGTGCTGATGATCGATATTTCGCATTCTATGATCCTGTATGGAGAAGACCGCATTACACCAGCAAAAAAAGTAGCCATGGCGCTGGCCGAGCTGATTAAGCAGAAGTACCCGAAAGATACACTGGATATACTGGTTTTTGGAAACGATGCCTGGCAGATAGAAGTAAAGGACCTGCCGTACCTAGAGGTTGGGCCATATCATACCAACACAGTGGCAGGACTGGAGCTGGCTATGGACATTCTGCGCAAGCGCAAAACAGGCAACAAGCAGATATTCATGATCACCGACGGAAAGCCAACCTGTTTAAAAGAAGGCATTCATTACTATAAAAACAGCTTCGGGCTAGATAGAAAAGTAGTTAACAAAACGCTGAATCTGGCAGCTCAGTGTCGTCGCATTCATGTGCCTATTACTACTTTCATGATTGCTTCCGATCCTTACCTGCAGCAGTTTGTGGAAGAGTTTACACGTGTAAACAACGGGCAAGCTTACTACAGCAGCCTGAAAGGCTTAGGGCACCTGGTGTTCCGCGACTACCGCCGTAACAGGAAAAAAACTTTTTAA
- a CDS encoding DUF427 domain-containing protein, with translation MKAVWNEMVIAESDQTIQIEGNHYFPPNAIKQEFFELSETHTTCPWKGQASYYHVKVNGDVNPDAAWYYPNPKEAAKEIKGYTAFWKGVTVKS, from the coding sequence ATGAAAGCAGTCTGGAATGAAATGGTAATTGCCGAAAGCGACCAAACCATACAAATCGAAGGAAATCATTATTTCCCGCCGAACGCTATCAAGCAAGAGTTCTTCGAACTAAGCGAAACCCACACCACCTGCCCCTGGAAAGGGCAGGCGTCTTATTATCATGTAAAAGTAAACGGAGATGTTAACCCTGATGCCGCCTGGTATTACCCAAACCCGAAAGAAGCAGCGAAAGAAATAAAAGGCTATACCGCCTTTTGGAAAGGAGTAACTGTAAAAAGTTAG
- a CDS encoding acyl-ACP desaturase has translation MISAVATRVEVIKWMEDFVGEKMSELLKKVEDSWQPADLLPDSRLDNFFDELKALRERAKDLSYDLLAVLVGDTITEEALPTYESWLMTIKGLPQDEESPWMKWNRAWTAEENRHGDLLNRYLYLSGRINMREMEASTQYLIADGFDLQTDMDPYRSFVYTSYQETATNISHRRVAQIAKREGDTMLAKLCGFVASDEARHAKAYKSFVSKIFEADPNEMMLAFEDMMRKKIVMPAHYMRELGVDIGKTFGHFTDAAQRIGVYTANDYTDILEGLIEEWKIEALTGLNEAGERARDYVMALPNRLKRVAERMRVPQLEYKFRWID, from the coding sequence ATGATTTCAGCTGTTGCCACACGCGTAGAAGTAATTAAATGGATGGAAGATTTCGTCGGTGAAAAGATGTCTGAGCTTTTGAAAAAGGTAGAAGATAGCTGGCAGCCTGCAGATCTCCTGCCTGATTCGCGTTTAGATAACTTTTTCGACGAATTAAAAGCTTTGCGTGAACGTGCGAAAGATCTTTCTTATGACCTGCTGGCTGTTTTGGTTGGTGATACGATTACAGAAGAAGCGCTTCCTACTTACGAAAGCTGGCTAATGACCATAAAAGGTCTGCCTCAGGACGAGGAAAGCCCCTGGATGAAATGGAACCGTGCCTGGACTGCCGAAGAAAACAGACATGGCGATTTGCTTAACCGTTACCTTTACCTGTCCGGCCGCATAAACATGCGCGAAATGGAAGCTTCTACACAATATCTTATTGCCGATGGTTTCGATCTGCAAACAGATATGGACCCTTACCGCAGCTTTGTTTATACCAGTTACCAGGAAACAGCAACCAATATATCGCACCGCCGTGTAGCCCAGATTGCCAAAAGAGAGGGTGATACCATGCTGGCTAAGCTTTGTGGTTTTGTTGCCTCAGACGAAGCCCGCCACGCTAAAGCATACAAATCTTTTGTAAGTAAGATTTTCGAAGCCGATCCAAATGAAATGATGCTGGCTTTTGAAGACATGATGCGTAAGAAGATTGTTATGCCGGCTCACTACATGCGCGAACTGGGAGTAGACATTGGTAAAACATTCGGACACTTTACAGATGCGGCACAACGCATCGGTGTGTATACCGCAAACGATTATACCGACATCCTGGAAGGGTTAATTGAGGAATGGAAAATAGAAGCTCTTACAGGGCTGAATGAAGCTGGTGAACGTGCCCGCGACTATGTTATGGCATTGCCAAACAGGCTAAAACGTGTGGCAGAGCGAATGCGGGTTCCTCAGTTAGAGTATAAATTCCGCTGGATTGACTAG